From Chryseobacterium shandongense, the proteins below share one genomic window:
- a CDS encoding T9SS type A sorting domain-containing protein, with product MKKLFSLITMYSLCLFFSSFLYGQLTTVKIDKNITYQNIKGFGGFVCSPQFAYNHMSPSEIQTLWGTASEGGYNIMRLYIPEDSSNWSAVVPTAQLAKSMGLIIFASPWTMPAAWKTNNHVNAVYTDSNGVQQIGYLKPENYQDYALYLNSFVTFLQSNGVDLDYISIQNEPDEMAQYQGCIWTPTQMATFVKDYGHLINCKVIAPESVGFTDNFANAMLNTATMANFEVYGGHQYGLMQSAYKQFRNYNKEIWQTEYLINWNSGSQTPRDFNWNLDVFNFASSINNAMLGNISAWIHYASKRYYGLMGDGTYGTPTGVMSKRGYILSHYAKYTTGKTRIDAKWDDKTGALQGSSYISADGNQVVLMVINSSSNTYNLKVDLPFYTTSGTKVLTNTSSNMLTTSVSLSTQTFRPGVEITPSSVMTFVFNKSADRPVSSMTGGNVRYNKIETQTATNAAFGTAFNISNTTVTFSNPSPLISNNMTASNGYLQLNDRYNKLILHVNSYTTAGQSYSDNTTLYYINSQGVAKSYNYGRINFPSGGNFDITLDISRQVLTDGCKGILGLRNSNYSSVLTLNLGDVYFNVGNEIASKFNGTYSDSDSNLMDGLENGYYTSLDFRTVSGITASNNWQPVSVNTNSIFYVNSNVSSSASNVISGTTCSNLVLSDQGKDFHVPFNFTAGTASYNRTFNGYEVLLLPFEANIPSGMNVYLMSPGTTAISCTPVSNGIIPANIPVLVDATGNFTFTGTGNVSTPKAITVNQMNGVYHTIKVPANAYVLKTENGVTGFYKVAAGSEPMINPFRAYLTEENTFSANVLPLNFSVLSAKETELNQSRVYPNPAKTEIFVELKSRNATASIYDSKGSLIRSGLKMNSGKNRIDVSAFTSGVYFIELSDDSNQVTTHKFIKN from the coding sequence ATGAAAAAACTATTCAGCCTTATTACAATGTATTCCTTATGCCTGTTTTTTAGCAGCTTTTTATACGGACAGCTTACCACTGTTAAAATTGATAAAAATATTACCTACCAGAATATAAAAGGTTTTGGTGGATTTGTCTGCAGCCCGCAGTTTGCTTACAATCACATGTCACCTTCTGAAATTCAGACGCTTTGGGGAACGGCAAGTGAAGGAGGATACAATATCATGAGATTGTATATTCCCGAAGACAGCAGCAACTGGAGTGCGGTAGTACCTACTGCACAGCTGGCAAAATCAATGGGATTAATCATTTTTGCAAGTCCGTGGACGATGCCCGCAGCATGGAAAACCAATAATCATGTGAATGCAGTATACACCGACAGCAACGGAGTGCAGCAGATTGGATATTTAAAACCGGAAAACTATCAGGATTATGCATTATATCTTAACAGTTTCGTTACATTTCTTCAGTCTAACGGTGTGGATCTGGATTATATTTCCATTCAGAATGAACCAGATGAAATGGCGCAGTACCAGGGATGTATCTGGACTCCGACACAAATGGCAACCTTCGTAAAAGATTACGGACATCTCATCAACTGCAAAGTGATCGCTCCGGAAAGTGTAGGTTTTACGGATAACTTTGCCAACGCTATGCTCAATACCGCTACAATGGCTAATTTTGAAGTCTACGGCGGACATCAGTACGGATTGATGCAGTCGGCTTATAAGCAGTTTCGAAATTACAACAAGGAGATCTGGCAGACGGAATATCTCATCAACTGGAACTCAGGAAGTCAAACCCCACGTGATTTTAACTGGAACCTGGATGTTTTCAACTTCGCTTCAAGCATCAATAATGCAATGCTCGGAAATATCAGTGCCTGGATTCATTACGCTTCCAAAAGATATTACGGATTGATGGGTGACGGTACGTATGGAACGCCTACAGGAGTAATGTCAAAAAGAGGATATATTCTTTCCCATTATGCCAAATACACCACGGGAAAAACAAGGATTGATGCAAAATGGGACGATAAAACCGGAGCGCTGCAAGGTTCATCCTATATTTCTGCAGATGGTAACCAGGTGGTTTTGATGGTCATTAATTCTTCATCCAATACCTATAATCTTAAAGTAGATTTGCCTTTTTATACAACTTCGGGAACAAAGGTATTGACGAATACCTCGTCTAATATGCTTACGACTTCTGTTTCACTCAGTACCCAGACTTTCCGTCCGGGAGTGGAAATAACTCCTTCCAGCGTAATGACTTTCGTGTTCAATAAAAGCGCCGACAGACCGGTTTCTTCAATGACAGGAGGGAATGTCCGTTACAATAAAATCGAAACACAAACAGCAACAAATGCCGCTTTCGGAACAGCATTTAACATCAGCAATACTACCGTTACGTTCTCCAATCCAAGTCCTTTGATCAGCAATAACATGACCGCTTCCAACGGTTATCTTCAGCTGAATGATCGGTACAATAAATTGATATTGCATGTCAACAGCTATACAACGGCAGGGCAGAGCTATTCGGATAATACGACTTTATATTATATTAACAGTCAGGGCGTAGCCAAATCCTATAATTATGGAAGAATTAATTTTCCTTCAGGTGGAAACTTCGATATTACATTAGATATTTCAAGACAGGTTCTTACGGACGGTTGCAAAGGAATTTTAGGACTCAGAAATTCAAATTACAGTTCTGTGCTTACATTAAATTTAGGGGATGTATACTTCAATGTCGGAAATGAAATTGCTTCAAAGTTTAACGGAACCTATTCCGACAGCGACAGCAATCTGATGGACGGACTGGAAAACGGATATTACACATCGCTGGATTTCAGAACGGTTTCAGGAATCACGGCCTCCAACAATTGGCAGCCTGTAAGTGTGAATACAAACAGTATTTTTTATGTTAATTCTAATGTAAGCTCATCAGCCAGCAATGTAATTTCAGGAACAACATGCTCTAATCTTGTTCTTTCAGATCAGGGAAAAGATTTTCATGTTCCGTTTAATTTTACGGCCGGAACAGCTTCTTACAACAGAACATTTAACGGTTACGAAGTACTCTTGCTGCCTTTTGAAGCCAATATCCCTTCCGGTATGAATGTTTATCTTATGTCTCCCGGAACAACAGCAATTTCCTGCACCCCTGTTTCCAACGGAATTATTCCGGCTAATATTCCGGTTTTGGTCGACGCTACAGGAAACTTTACCTTTACCGGAACGGGAAATGTTTCCACACCGAAGGCTATTACTGTCAATCAGATGAACGGTGTTTATCACACTATTAAAGTTCCCGCAAATGCTTATGTGCTGAAAACGGAAAACGGAGTGACCGGATTTTATAAAGTAGCTGCAGGAAGCGAACCAATGATTAATCCGTTCAGAGCTTATCTTACTGAAGAAAATACGTTTTCAGCCAATGTTCTTCCGTTAAATTTTTCAGTGCTTTCTGCAAAAGAAACAGAATTAAATCAGTCCAGAGTATATCCTAATCCTGCCAAGACGGAAATTTTTGTAGAACTGAAATCCCGAAATGCAACTGCTTCCATTTATGATTCTAAAGGAAGTTTAATTAGATCGGGTTTAAAAATGAATTCGGGAAAAAACAGAATCGATGTTTCAGCATTTACTTCAGGAGTCTATTTTATCGAACTATCCGATGATAGTAACCAAGTCACTACCCATAAATTTATAAAGAATTAA
- a CDS encoding glycosyl hydrolase 115 family protein translates to MKHIKRYILVMLFGFCLQIDAAEPFITTEKNPETIVLKEKNSGLSIFTNPGIDKGILRAVKSLQSDFQKVTGIRPDLLNQLSAQQSPLVIIGTVGTKSVIDDLIRQKKIDGKSLTGKKEKYIIQNVSNPYPGISEAIVIAGSDKRGTIYGIYEMSQQIGVSPWYYWADVPVEVKENIYFKKGIFTDGEPAVEYRGIFLNDEEPSLGGWARATFGGINSKFYEKVFELILRLKGNYIWPAMWGKAFYDDDALNGPLADEMGIVMGTSHHEPMALAQTDWHRYIKRNNLPNVWDYAKNSEVLQKFWKSGIERSNNWERLVTVGMRGDGDEAMGEGTNIALLEKVVKDQRKIIAEVTGKKAEKIPQVWALYKEVQDYYDKGMRVPDDVILLFCDDNWGNVRKLPDLSKPLHKGGYGIYYHFDYVGGPRNSKWINISPIQRVWEQMNLSYDHKVDKLWVVNVGDLKPMEFPISFFMEMAWNPKQFNSKNLLEYTEKWAEQQFGEKHAKEIARMINLYSKYNRRVTPETLDSKTYSLENYNEFERVLNEYRVLAIDALRLKEQIPAEYQDAYYQLVLYPIDACSNLYEMYYAVAKNRELAAKYDLQANYYDDRVKECFERNAYLDHKYNTEIAGGKWQHMMDQMRIGYKTWADGKENIMPEVTYVYDDNASKEKVFQEKNGYVSIEAEHFARLNNSGRIHWEVIPDFGKTKSGVTTFPQNAYPKTDENIYLEYDINFESKGEFEVQLLLAPTLNFNHNKGLRYEVSFDGQAPQVVNFNGHYKGELGRWQSEHIIKSLTKHLISQPGKHTLRFRVLEPGIVLEKILINTGGLKPSYLGAPESEILH, encoded by the coding sequence ATGAAGCACATAAAACGCTATATTCTGGTTATGCTATTCGGATTCTGCCTGCAGATTGATGCTGCGGAACCGTTCATCACCACGGAAAAAAATCCGGAAACCATTGTTTTAAAAGAGAAAAATTCAGGACTTTCGATTTTTACCAATCCGGGAATCGACAAAGGAATTCTCAGAGCAGTTAAAAGTTTACAATCAGACTTTCAGAAAGTGACAGGAATCCGACCGGATCTGCTGAATCAGCTTTCCGCACAGCAATCACCCTTGGTTATCATCGGAACGGTGGGTACAAAATCGGTGATTGATGATTTAATCAGACAAAAAAAGATTGACGGAAAATCACTAACAGGAAAAAAAGAAAAATACATCATTCAGAATGTAAGCAATCCATATCCCGGAATTTCCGAAGCGATTGTAATTGCAGGGAGCGACAAGCGCGGAACGATTTACGGAATTTACGAAATGTCGCAGCAGATCGGGGTTTCGCCATGGTATTATTGGGCAGATGTCCCGGTTGAGGTGAAAGAAAATATCTATTTTAAAAAAGGAATCTTTACAGACGGAGAACCTGCTGTAGAATACCGCGGGATTTTCCTGAATGATGAAGAGCCTTCCCTAGGAGGTTGGGCGAGAGCCACTTTCGGAGGAATCAATTCCAAATTTTACGAAAAAGTTTTTGAACTGATCCTGCGCTTAAAGGGCAATTATATCTGGCCTGCGATGTGGGGAAAAGCTTTTTATGATGATGATGCTCTGAACGGCCCATTAGCCGATGAAATGGGAATTGTAATGGGAACTTCCCACCATGAACCGATGGCTTTGGCACAAACAGACTGGCATCGTTACATCAAAAGAAATAACCTTCCAAACGTTTGGGATTACGCTAAAAACAGTGAAGTTTTACAGAAATTCTGGAAATCTGGAATCGAAAGGAGCAACAACTGGGAAAGACTCGTAACGGTAGGAATGCGCGGCGACGGCGATGAAGCGATGGGAGAGGGCACCAATATTGCCCTGCTGGAAAAAGTCGTGAAAGACCAGCGAAAAATTATTGCAGAGGTTACCGGCAAAAAAGCGGAAAAAATACCGCAGGTCTGGGCATTGTACAAAGAAGTTCAGGATTATTATGATAAAGGAATGCGGGTTCCGGATGATGTCATCCTTTTATTCTGTGATGACAACTGGGGCAATGTTAGGAAGCTTCCGGATCTTTCAAAACCTCTGCATAAAGGCGGATATGGAATTTATTATCATTTCGATTATGTGGGCGGACCGAGAAATTCAAAATGGATCAATATCAGCCCGATCCAGCGGGTTTGGGAACAGATGAATCTTTCTTACGACCATAAAGTAGATAAGCTCTGGGTGGTAAATGTTGGTGATTTAAAACCAATGGAATTCCCGATCAGCTTTTTCATGGAAATGGCCTGGAACCCGAAACAATTTAATTCAAAAAATCTTCTGGAATATACCGAAAAGTGGGCCGAACAGCAGTTTGGGGAGAAGCATGCGAAAGAAATTGCCCGAATGATCAACTTGTATTCAAAATATAACCGCAGAGTAACACCGGAAACCCTCGACAGCAAAACTTACAGTCTGGAAAATTATAATGAATTTGAAAGGGTTCTGAATGAATACAGAGTTTTGGCAATTGATGCTTTACGGTTAAAAGAGCAGATCCCCGCAGAATATCAGGATGCTTATTACCAGCTCGTTTTATACCCGATTGATGCGTGCAGCAATTTGTATGAAATGTATTATGCCGTTGCCAAAAACAGGGAACTGGCCGCAAAATATGATTTACAGGCAAATTATTACGATGACAGGGTAAAAGAATGTTTTGAAAGAAATGCATATCTCGATCATAAATACAATACAGAGATTGCCGGAGGAAAATGGCAGCATATGATGGATCAGATGCGTATCGGGTATAAAACCTGGGCTGACGGAAAAGAAAATATCATGCCTGAAGTAACGTACGTGTATGACGATAATGCTTCGAAGGAGAAAGTTTTCCAGGAGAAGAACGGATACGTTTCCATTGAAGCGGAACATTTTGCAAGGCTGAATAATTCAGGCCGCATCCATTGGGAAGTCATTCCTGATTTTGGAAAGACCAAATCCGGAGTAACAACTTTCCCTCAAAACGCCTATCCTAAAACCGATGAAAATATATATCTTGAATATGACATTAACTTTGAATCCAAAGGGGAATTCGAGGTACAGCTTTTACTGGCGCCAACCTTGAATTTCAACCATAATAAAGGATTGCGTTACGAAGTTTCTTTTGACGGACAGGCTCCGCAGGTGGTTAATTTCAACGGTCATTACAAAGGAGAACTGGGAAGATGGCAGTCTGAGCACATTATTAAATCACTTACCAAACATCTTATTTCACAGCCCGGGAAACATACGTTACGGTTCCGTGTTTTAGAACCGGGAATTGTACTGGAAAAAATATTGATCAATACCGGAGGTTTAAAACCCTCTTATCTGGGTGCACCCGAAAGTGAAATTCTTCACTGA
- a CDS encoding glycoside hydrolase family 97 protein, which produces MTKILSYVSLLLCLLNGISGFAQVAEVISPDGKLKLNVFSENGKALYNVTYHGKMMVEKSPLGLITNESDFSQNLKFIDSKKDQVSKTYTNEKIKKSQVDYKANTVTVNFTNADQFSISIEFQVSNENIAFRYHLLPMKDRLSAVVQSEITGYRFPDKTTTFLSPMMKPMTGFARTAPSYESGYKADAELGAKADYGYVFPGLFHLGNDGWILLSETGVNSLYCASHLETTADKSLYKIAYPNMAENNGFGSTGAAISLPGSTPWRTITVGASLQPIVETTVPFDVVEPMYEPSQKYQFGKSTWSWILWQDNSMNYDDQVKFIDLAAALNFQFILMDALWDKNIGKERMKELVQYAQSKNVGVMLWYNSNGAANDAPMGPRNKMSSSVERKKEMKWLKEIGVKGLKVDFFGGDKQETMRLYEDILSDANDFGLTIIFHGTTLPRGWEIMYPNYAGSEAVLASEMLYFSEDVRKQEAFFASLHPFIRNTVGSMEFGGTFLNKFLTKSNKDKNKRYTTDSFQLATAVLFQNPVQMFAVMPNNLTDAPKLQLDFMKEIPTLWDETVFIDGYPGKYSVIGRRHQDQWYIAGINAEKTVKKLKINLPMFAGKTVKLINDDTKGNSSEKEVKISKSGDFTVEIQPNGGFVLKN; this is translated from the coding sequence ATGACTAAAATATTATCTTACGTATCATTACTTTTATGCCTGCTGAACGGGATTTCAGGGTTTGCCCAGGTTGCTGAGGTTATCAGTCCCGATGGAAAACTGAAACTGAATGTCTTTTCAGAAAACGGAAAAGCGCTATACAATGTAACTTATCATGGAAAAATGATGGTGGAAAAATCTCCGTTGGGTTTAATCACCAATGAATCTGATTTTTCCCAAAATTTAAAATTCATTGACAGCAAAAAAGATCAGGTTTCCAAAACCTACACCAACGAAAAAATTAAAAAATCACAGGTCGATTACAAAGCTAATACAGTAACGGTTAATTTTACCAATGCAGACCAGTTTAGCATCAGTATTGAATTTCAGGTAAGCAATGAAAATATTGCATTCCGGTATCATCTTTTACCCATGAAAGACCGCTTGAGTGCGGTTGTACAATCTGAAATTACGGGTTACCGATTCCCTGATAAGACCACAACTTTTCTTTCCCCGATGATGAAGCCGATGACCGGTTTTGCCCGAACCGCACCAAGCTATGAAAGCGGCTATAAAGCGGATGCGGAACTTGGAGCCAAAGCGGATTACGGATATGTTTTTCCGGGATTATTTCACCTCGGAAATGATGGCTGGATTTTGCTATCGGAAACAGGAGTGAACAGTCTGTACTGCGCTTCTCATCTTGAAACTACTGCTGACAAGAGTCTGTACAAAATCGCTTATCCCAATATGGCTGAAAACAACGGATTCGGAAGTACCGGAGCAGCAATTTCCCTGCCCGGATCAACACCGTGGAGAACCATTACCGTTGGTGCATCTTTACAGCCTATTGTAGAAACTACGGTTCCGTTTGATGTGGTAGAACCAATGTATGAGCCCTCTCAGAAATACCAGTTCGGAAAATCTACCTGGAGCTGGATTCTCTGGCAGGACAACAGCATGAACTATGATGACCAGGTGAAATTCATTGATTTGGCTGCAGCACTAAACTTCCAATTTATTCTTATGGACGCGCTTTGGGACAAAAATATTGGAAAAGAAAGAATGAAAGAGCTCGTGCAGTATGCACAATCAAAAAATGTCGGGGTTATGCTTTGGTATAATTCCAATGGCGCGGCCAATGATGCACCGATGGGTCCTCGAAATAAAATGAGTTCTTCCGTAGAACGCAAAAAAGAAATGAAATGGCTCAAAGAAATTGGCGTAAAAGGATTAAAAGTCGATTTCTTCGGCGGCGACAAGCAAGAAACCATGCGTCTTTATGAAGATATTCTTTCGGATGCTAATGATTTTGGTTTAACGATTATTTTCCATGGAACCACCTTACCGCGGGGCTGGGAAATCATGTACCCGAATTATGCCGGAAGCGAAGCCGTTTTAGCCTCAGAAATGCTGTATTTTTCTGAAGATGTGCGCAAGCAGGAAGCTTTCTTCGCTTCACTGCATCCGTTCATCAGAAACACGGTTGGAAGTATGGAGTTTGGTGGAACTTTTCTCAATAAATTTTTAACGAAATCCAATAAGGATAAAAATAAAAGATACACCACAGATAGCTTTCAGCTGGCAACAGCGGTTTTATTCCAGAATCCCGTTCAGATGTTCGCCGTAATGCCGAATAACCTCACGGATGCCCCTAAATTACAGCTGGATTTTATGAAAGAAATTCCAACCCTTTGGGACGAAACGGTTTTCATAGACGGTTATCCCGGGAAATATTCAGTGATCGGCAGAAGACATCAGGATCAATGGTATATTGCGGGAATTAATGCAGAGAAAACGGTTAAGAAATTAAAGATCAACCTTCCGATGTTCGCTGGAAAAACGGTGAAATTAATTAACGATGATACGAAAGGAAATTCTTCGGAAAAAGAAGTGAAAATAAGCAAAAGCGGTGATTTTACTGTGGAAATCCAACCCAATGGTGGTTTTGTTTTAAAAAATTAA
- a CDS encoding glycoside hydrolase family 43 protein has product MKKIIKSIIRVCLIGCSGILLSQNPIIQTNYTADPAPMVYNGRLYVYTTHDEDDSTWFTMNDWKVYSTDDMVNWTDHGTILSYNDFEWAKRDAWAAQCVERNGKFFMYVPMWSKTNNKGAIGVAVGDSPFGPFYDPLGKPLVQSEWGDIDPTVFVDDNGQAHMYWGNPKLKYVKLNEDMISYSGNIVEVPMTEESFGKRDGKPNPERPSKYEEGPWLYKRKNLYYLFWPGGPLPEFIGYSTSKNPQGPWKYGGVIMPAEGKSFTNHPGVIDFKGKTYFFYHNGALPGGSGFTRSVSVQELEFNKDGSISPFTMTNGITKAIATVNPYSFNQAETIALSENVKSYQNKEAGVFIKAKKSGAYTSIKNVDFGKKGATTFSARVGTTHNSEVTMDVHLDSVTGPVAATIKVPLTGGDNRWETVQTDLKEKIIGVHDVYFVFNGKSAKDVMFFDYWTFLENK; this is encoded by the coding sequence ATGAAAAAAATAATAAAATCAATCATAAGAGTCTGTCTAATAGGTTGTTCGGGGATATTGTTGTCTCAAAATCCGATCATTCAAACCAATTATACCGCAGATCCGGCGCCGATGGTTTATAACGGCAGGCTCTACGTCTACACCACACACGATGAAGACGATTCAACCTGGTTTACCATGAATGACTGGAAAGTCTATTCCACCGATGATATGGTAAACTGGACCGACCACGGAACTATTCTTTCTTATAACGATTTTGAATGGGCAAAACGTGATGCATGGGCAGCTCAATGTGTAGAAAGGAACGGTAAATTTTTTATGTATGTTCCAATGTGGTCTAAAACCAATAATAAAGGCGCCATTGGAGTAGCGGTTGGTGACAGTCCTTTCGGACCGTTTTACGATCCGTTGGGAAAACCTCTGGTGCAAAGCGAATGGGGCGATATCGATCCTACCGTTTTTGTTGATGATAACGGACAGGCACATATGTACTGGGGAAATCCGAAATTAAAATATGTTAAATTAAATGAAGATATGATTTCCTATTCCGGAAATATCGTTGAGGTTCCTATGACCGAAGAATCATTCGGAAAAAGGGATGGTAAACCCAATCCGGAAAGACCGTCAAAGTACGAAGAAGGACCGTGGTTGTATAAAAGAAAAAATTTGTATTACCTTTTCTGGCCGGGTGGTCCGCTTCCGGAATTCATAGGCTATTCCACCAGTAAAAACCCGCAGGGACCCTGGAAATACGGCGGAGTCATCATGCCTGCCGAAGGAAAATCGTTTACCAACCATCCCGGAGTCATTGATTTTAAAGGGAAAACCTATTTCTTCTATCATAACGGTGCTTTGCCGGGCGGGAGCGGATTTACACGTTCTGTCAGTGTTCAGGAACTGGAATTCAACAAAGACGGCTCTATCTCACCATTCACGATGACCAACGGAATTACCAAAGCTATTGCAACGGTAAATCCTTACAGCTTTAATCAGGCAGAAACAATTGCCTTGTCGGAAAATGTAAAATCGTATCAGAACAAAGAAGCCGGTGTTTTTATTAAAGCTAAAAAAAGTGGTGCTTATACCAGTATAAAAAATGTGGATTTTGGTAAAAAAGGAGCCACAACGTTTTCCGCAAGAGTAGGAACTACCCACAACAGCGAGGTAACGATGGATGTTCATTTGGACAGTGTTACCGGACCGGTGGCTGCAACGATCAAAGTACCGCTGACAGGCGGAGACAACCGATGGGAAACCGTACAAACTGATTTAAAGGAAAAAATTATCGGCGTTCACGATGTATATTTTGTGTTTAACGGAAAATCAGCAAAGGATGTTATGTTTTTCGATTACTGGACTTTTCTTGAAAATAAATAA
- a CDS encoding glycoside hydrolase family 43 protein, giving the protein MIHRNLKYIVLPFLLTSTAVFAQNPVIQTHFTPDPAPMVYKNKLYVYTGDDQPGFDFYTMTKWRVHSTEDMVNWTDHGVPISLESFSWARDRAWAAQCIERNGKFYWYICAQTVDNNMAIGVAVSDSPVGPFKDALGKPLVTTGTWDNIDPTVFIDDDGQAYLYWGNSKLFYAKLNKDMISYAGKITEIPQSAESFGGLRRPGRSDEVLQKQEKFDDVYVEGPWLYKRNNQYYMMYAGMTGKTECLSYATSVSPTGPWKYRGKIMTDQPTNSFTNHGGIIDFEGKSYLFYHTGLLPNGGSYGRSTAVEEFQYNPDGSIPKIAMTKEGVKPVGTLNPFQRNEAETMAWSEKCSTSENKKNEVYVSDTRVGGFIKVRAVDFGTNGASEFSASVAAGIDGGILEVHLDDAKGPKIASVDIPRTGGWEDFKTISTKISETVSGVHDVYFVFQGKNITAGRKLFNFDYWSFKKR; this is encoded by the coding sequence ATGATCCATCGAAATTTAAAATATATTGTATTACCTTTTCTGTTGACAAGCACTGCTGTTTTTGCCCAGAATCCGGTTATCCAGACACATTTTACACCCGATCCGGCACCGATGGTCTATAAAAACAAATTGTATGTGTACACGGGAGACGATCAGCCGGGATTTGATTTTTATACCATGACCAAATGGCGGGTTCATTCAACCGAAGATATGGTGAACTGGACGGATCATGGCGTTCCCATTTCTTTAGAATCTTTCAGCTGGGCGCGGGACAGAGCCTGGGCAGCACAATGCATCGAACGCAACGGCAAATTTTACTGGTACATTTGTGCTCAGACCGTTGATAATAATATGGCAATCGGTGTTGCTGTTTCGGATAGCCCTGTCGGTCCTTTTAAAGATGCACTCGGAAAACCTCTGGTAACCACCGGAACCTGGGATAATATTGATCCTACCGTTTTTATAGATGATGACGGACAGGCGTACCTATACTGGGGAAACAGCAAATTATTTTATGCTAAACTGAATAAAGATATGATTTCTTACGCCGGAAAAATTACGGAAATTCCACAATCGGCAGAGTCATTTGGAGGATTGAGACGTCCCGGAAGAAGTGATGAGGTTTTACAAAAGCAGGAAAAGTTTGATGATGTTTACGTGGAAGGTCCGTGGCTATACAAAAGGAACAATCAATACTATATGATGTATGCAGGAATGACCGGAAAAACGGAGTGTTTATCGTATGCAACCAGCGTTTCACCAACAGGGCCGTGGAAATACAGAGGGAAAATTATGACTGACCAGCCGACCAACAGTTTTACCAATCACGGAGGAATTATCGATTTTGAAGGAAAGTCTTACCTGTTTTACCACACCGGGCTTTTACCGAACGGCGGAAGTTACGGACGTTCAACCGCTGTAGAAGAATTTCAGTACAATCCCGATGGCAGCATCCCCAAAATAGCCATGACTAAAGAAGGGGTAAAACCGGTAGGTACATTAAATCCTTTTCAAAGAAACGAAGCGGAAACCATGGCCTGGTCGGAGAAATGCAGCACTTCCGAAAACAAGAAAAACGAGGTCTACGTTTCCGATACCAGAGTGGGCGGATTTATAAAAGTCCGTGCAGTGGATTTCGGAACAAATGGCGCTTCAGAATTTTCTGCTTCGGTTGCGGCAGGCATTGACGGCGGAATCTTAGAAGTCCATCTTGATGATGCAAAAGGACCGAAGATCGCCTCAGTTGATATTCCGAGAACCGGAGGATGGGAAGATTTTAAAACAATATCAACCAAAATTTCAGAAACGGTTTCCGGTGTTCACGATGTCTATTTTGTATTCCAGGGGAAAAATATTACGGCAGGAAGAAAGCTGTTTAATTTCGACTACTGGAGTTTTAAGAAAAGATAG
- a CDS encoding alpha-amylase family protein, translating into MAQDKTAPYAKPGNWNDPDMLVVGVVGWGNPHQSRLKPDEQYLHISLWSIFSAPLLIGCDLEKLDDFTLNLLTNDEVIAVNQDALGKQGVCLQTIGELRIYVKELEDGGKAVAFANFGREKVKLPYKDFKKLGISGTQSVRDLWRQKNIAEINTDKGSLSLDIPAHGVAYYKFISSK; encoded by the coding sequence TTGGCTCAGGATAAAACTGCTCCTTATGCAAAACCTGGAAATTGGAATGATCCGGATATGTTAGTAGTCGGAGTTGTTGGTTGGGGAAATCCGCACCAAAGCCGATTGAAACCGGACGAACAGTACCTTCACATCAGCCTTTGGAGTATCTTTTCTGCACCGTTGCTCATTGGCTGCGATCTTGAAAAACTGGATGATTTTACCTTAAATCTTCTCACTAATGACGAGGTGATTGCCGTTAATCAGGATGCATTGGGAAAACAAGGTGTCTGTCTGCAAACCATTGGCGAACTCAGAATCTATGTGAAGGAACTGGAGGACGGAGGAAAAGCCGTTGCTTTTGCTAATTTCGGAAGGGAAAAAGTAAAGCTGCCGTATAAAGATTTCAAAAAATTAGGAATTTCAGGAACTCAATCCGTACGAGATCTCTGGAGACAAAAAAATATTGCAGAAATTAATACCGATAAAGGAAGCCTTTCATTGGATATTCCTGCGCATGGCGTTGCCTATTATAAATTCATTTCATCAAAATAA